Genomic segment of Streptomyces sp. NA02950:
CCACCAGAAGCGCCAGCGCCGACCGGTGCCGGTCGGCGGTGCCCAGCGCCAGCGCGCCGCTCTTGGCCCGCTTGAGATACAGATGCACCGGGTGCTCCCAGGTGAAGCCGATACCGCCGTGCAGTTGCAGCGCGGCCTCGGCGGTCTCCACCACCGCCTCCGAGACGAACGCCTGCGCCAGCGACGCCTCCAGCGCGGTGTGCGGCGAACCGGCGTCCAGCGCGGCGACGGCGTTACGGGCCACCGCCCGCGCCTGCGAGACCAGCCCGTACAGATCGGCCAGCCGGTGCTTCACCGCCTGGAACGAACCGACCGGCCTGCCGAACTGATGACGCTCCCTCACATACCCCACCGTGGTCGTCAGACACCATTCGGCCACCCCGAGCTGCTCGGACGCCAGCAGCGCCGCCCCGGTGGTGAGCGCCACCTCCAGCACCCGTATCGCCTCGTTCCCCAGGGCCACCGGCACGGCGGGCGCCGAGCGCAGGGTGAGGTCCGCCAGCGGCCGGGTGAGGTCCAGCGAACGGCGCGGGGTGACGGTCACGGTGTCGCCCGCCGCGGCGAGGTCCACCAGATACAGACCAGGGCCCGCCGCACCGGTGGCCGGAACCAGCAGCACCCGCGCGGGCAGCGCGTCGGCGACGCTGGTGACCGTACCGCTGAGGGCGGAGCCGCTGAGCCGCACCGCGTCGGGGAAGGGCAGCCCGGGGCTGGTGGAGAACGGTACGGCCAGTGCCGCGGCCCGACGGCCCGCGGCCACCTCGGGCAGCACCCGGGTCTCGTCCGCCGCCATCAGCGCGGCCGTCACCAGCACACTGCTGCCGAGATACGGCACCGGCGCCACCGCGCGGCCCAGCTCCTCCAGGACCACGGCCGTCTCCCGCCAGCCCGCGCCCGCGCCGCCGTACTCCTCGGGCACGCTCAGACCGGTCACCCCCAGCTCGGCCCCGAGCGCCCGCCACAGCCCGGTGTCGTACGGCTCGTCGCTCTCGATCCGGGCGAGCAGCGCAACGGCCGGGCAGCGGTCGGCCAGCAGGGCGCGCAGCGGAAGCCGCAGTTCGTCCTCGACCTCGTTGTACAGCAGATCGACTGTGGGCTCAGTACTCACCTGGGGAGGTCCTTCCACGGGATGGTCTTGTCGCTCCGGGGCTCCGGCGGCAGTCCGAGCACCCGCTCGGCGATCACATTGCGCAGGATCTCCGTGGTGCCGCCCTCGATCGAATTGCCCTTCGTCCGCAGGTAGAAGAAGCCGAAGGAGCGGGTGGAGAAGTCGTCGTCGGGCTCCGGCCGCCGGAAGGTCCAGTCGTCGTAGCCGAGCCCCTCCTCCCCGAGGAGGTCCAGGGCCAGCCCGGACATCCGCTGGTTGAGACCGGCGAACGCGATCTTCGCGGCGGAGCCCTCCGGACCCGGCTGCCCGGCGGCCAGCTGCTGGCGCAGCCGCTCCGCGGTCAGCCGCAGCGCCTCCGCGTCCACCCAGGCACGCACCACCGAGGAGTGCAGCCCGGAGGTGCGCAGTTCGGGCCGCTCCCGCCAGAGCCGGGCCAGCCCGCCGGCCAGACCGCCTTCGCGCGGCATCGCCCCGGCGCCGATGGCGACGCGCTCGTTCATCAGCGTGCCGGAGGCCACCTTCCAGCCGTCGCCGACCGCGCCCACCCGGTGGGTGTCCGGGATCCGCACATCGGTCAGGAACACCTCGTTGAACTCGGCTTCACCGGTGGCCTGGCGCAGCGGCCGCACCTCGACACCCGGGGCCCGCATGTCGACCAGGAAGTAGCTCAGCCCCTGGTGCTTGGGCAGCTCGGGGCCGGTCCGGGCGACCAGCAGCCCCCAGTGCGCCTCGTGTGCCACCGAGGTCCACACCTTCTGGCCGTTGACCACCCAGTCGCCGGTGGCCTCGTCCCGCTCCGCGCGGGTGGCCAGCGCCGCCAGATCGGAACCGGCGCCCGGTTCGCTGAAGAGCTGACACCACACCTCCCGGCGGGTGAACAGCGGCCGCAGGAACCGCTTCTTCTGCGCCTCGTCACCGAAGGCGAGCAGCACCGGGGCGGCCATGCCGAGCCCGATGGTGTGCAGCCCCGGGGCGCGTGGCGGCGCCCCGGCGGCCGTGAGCTCGTCGTCCACCACGGACTGGAGGGCGCGCGGTGCGCTCAGCCCGCCGTGTCCGGGCGGGAAGTGCACCCAGGCGAGCCCGGCGTCGAACAGCGCGCCCAGGAACTCCACCGGGTCGGTCGTGGCCGGGTCATGGGCGGTGACGACGTCGTGAACGGCCGACCTGAGCCGGTCGGCCGTCCACGTCCTGTCCGTCCGCTTGTCCGTCCGCGTGCCGCGCGCCGGTTGTGCTGATGCCATGCGGATTGCCTTTCAGGGGGCGGGCGCCGCGCTCGACGGCCCGGCGCGCTGATCCGGTGTGGACCCCGCTTCCGCCCCCGGGGCCGCCGCTTCGGCCCCGCTCGGGGGCGGAGCGGGATTGCCCCTGGCCGGAATCACACGGCCGGGGCTCGCGGCCCGGGTTCCGTCCCCACGGCCCGGCCGCCACGTCCAGTGGACCACCGTCCCGCACCACGACGATGAGTGATCGCTACTCCATCGCGGCCATCCGCCGTGAGGCGTACGTCACTCCCAGGGGTCCAGGTCCACGACCGCCTTCCGGGCCGCCTCCAGCAGCGCGTCCGGCATCGGCACCGCCTTGCGCGCCACGGTGTCCATATGCACCCCCGTCAGCACGGTCACCGCGCAGATCTCACCGGTGACCGCGTGTTCCATCCGGTGGCAGAAGCGCACGACCTTGCTCTTCGCCTCCAGGAACGCCGAGCGGATCACCACGGTGTCCCCGGCGTGCAGCTCCCGCCGGTAGGAGATCCGCTGGTCCACCGCGGCCGTACCGCGGCCCTCGGAGCGCAGATAGTCCGGAGTGAGGCCGACGGAGGCCATCAACTGCCAGGTGGCCTCGTCGAACTTGCCCACGTACCACATGACGTTCATATGTCCCATGTGGTCGCAGTGCCAGGGGTACACCGTGCCCCGGTAGGTGACCGCCAACTCCGTCATACGCGCCCGTCTCCCTGTTCCGCCGTGCTGATCAGCACACGCTAGACGGTGCGTGGTGCGAGGGAATGAGCAATGGCTACTCCATCGCGCCACGCACCACGGCCACCAGCCGGGCCGCGATCTCCTTGTCGGTGAGTCCGCCGGCGGCCGGCGCCGCCACGTACGCTCCCGCGGCGACAAGGTCGGCCCCTCGCCCAGGAAGTGCGCGGGCCGGCTCCGCGTAGACCTCGGCGGCGTACGGCTGCGCCCCGCACGCCGTTCACCCTCACGTCCGGTCAGGGTCGGGCGCTCGGACACCGCCGGGCCGAGCGGTCCCGGTACGGGACACGAGGCGACGGGGGGACGCCGCAGCCCGCACGGCTGACGTCATGCTGCCTCTTCCGGACCATCGGGAGAGTCATCAGCCTCCGCCCCCTCGGGGACCACCGCATCCGTAGAACCACCGGTGGCGATCGGTGGCCACCGGTGGTCGCTCAGGCCCGGGACGTGCAGGTCCCGAAGGGTGTCAGATTCTGGCCCGCCGGTGGGCCGCGACCCGCTCGCGGGTGGCGCACCGCCGGGAGCAGTAGCGGCGCTCGGGGCCACTGCCCAGGGTGAGGAAGACATTCCGGCAGCTCGGCGAGGCGCACACGCCGCCGGGCGGGCGCTGCCGGTCCCAGATCAGCACGGTCAGCGCCATACAGGACGAGGCGAGCAACCACTCGTCCCACGGGGCGTTGTCGTCGCTGTCGAGATGCGGATGCCACGGGGAGGTGCCGTCGTGAGAGCTGAGCCGGACCCGGCCCGTGGCCTCCCGCAGCAGGGAGTTGAGCACGGACGCGGCGCGGTCGGTGTCCCCGGCGGTGAAGACCTCGCGCAGACGCCCGGCGGCGGCCCGCATCGCGGCGACGTCCTCGGCGGAGAGCTCGAGGGGGCCCGGTTCGCCGTGCGCGAGCAGCACCTCGGCGATCGCGGCGGGCTCGGGGCACTCCTCGGCCAGGGCATTGACCAGGGCGGCGGTACGGTGCGCGGTGGCCTGCACCGAATGCCGGGTGGACCAGGCGTCGTTCGGGGGCGGCATGGCCTTACGGTAACGCATCTGGCGCGATTTTGAGTTACCTCCGTAACGTGCCGGGCATGAAGAGGCGTTACTCGCTCGGGAGGTATCTGTCCGGGGCGGCAGCCGCCCGCACCGGGGACGAGACGGCGGGGCCCGCGCTGCTGCTGGCCGGGCTCGCTCTCACCGGCTCGGCGTCCTCGGGGTCGTCCCTGCTGGCGGGCTTCACCGTGGCGGCGGCGGTCGGTGGACCCGTGGCCGGGACACTGCTCGACCGGTCCGCCCGGCCGGGCCGGGTGCTGACCGCGGCGCTCGCCCTGCACGCCGTCGCGCTGGCCGCGATCCCGCTGGGCCTCGGCCGGGTGCCGTTCGCCGTCACCCTCGCCCTCGCACTGGGCGCGGGGCTGCTCGGCCCGGTCCTGTCGGGCGGCTGGACCGCCCAACTGCCCAAGCTGATACCGCCGGAGGCCGTTTCGCGGGCCTACGCGCTGGATGCCATGACCTTCGGTCTGGGAACCCTGGTGGGGCCCGCCCTCGCCGGAACCGTCGCGGCCCTGGCCGGGGCACCGGCCGCCGTGGCGGTGGCCGTCGTCCTGCTCTGCCTCGCGCTGCCCGCGGCCTGGACGTTGCCCCCGGCCCGGCGCCCGGTTCCGGCAGTGCATCGGAATCGCCCGGTCCTCACCGAGCTCACCGCCGGGGCCCGCGCCATCCTCCGCAACCGGGCCCTGGCCCGCGCCACCGCCACCTCCGTGATCACCTGTGCGGGCGAGGGCGCGTTCATCACCTGCGCTCCGCTGCTCGGTGCCGCGGTGTTCGGCGGGGCGGACCGCGGGGCGCTGCTGCTGTCCGCCTCCGCCGCCGCGTCACTCGCCGCGAGTGCGCTGCTCTCCCGCCACCCCAGTCCGCTGCGCCCGGACGCCGTCATCGGGGGCAGCGCCGTGGTCCTGGCCATGGCGTCGCTGCTGGCGGCCAGCGGACGGCCCGCCGTGGTCATCGCCGCCGTGCTCCTCGCCGGGGCCGCCGAAGGCCCCGGTCTCGCCGCCCTGTTCGCGGTGCGCCACCGTGAGGCGCCGGAGCGGCTGCGCGGCCGGATCGTCACCACCGGCGCCGGTCTGAAGGTCACCGGCTTCGCCCTCGGAGCGGGCCTGGCCGGGCCGGTCGCGGCCCGGTCCCTCCCCGGGGCGCTGCTGACCGCCGCCGGGTTCGGCCTGCTCGCGGCCCTCGTCCACACCCTGATGTCCCGTGGGTGGATGTCCCGTGGGTGATGTCCTCTCCTTCTGATCCGGCGCCCTCGAGTGGACCCCGGCTCGGGGCGTCGTTCTCCCCGGAAGTGCGCCGCGATTCTTCTCGCATGCGGCAGTTGCGGGTCGATGACCTTTTCCGGCGCGTTGACGGCCCGTCCGAAACATTCCCCTCTCCTGGAAATCCCGGAAATCCCGGAAATCCCGGAAATCCCGGAATGGGGTGGGGCGGTCGTACACGGAATGCGCACGGGTCTCGAGACCGCTCCGTGTGTATGCCACGATTTCGTTCATGGAAGAACTGATAAGCCTCCTCCCTGTCGAGGCCGTTCGGCTCGACGTACAGGTGGCCGATTGGCGCGAAGCGATCCGTGTCGCCGGTGGACTCATGGTCGGCACGGGTGTCACCACCGATG
This window contains:
- a CDS encoding acyl-CoA dehydrogenase family protein, which gives rise to MSTEPTVDLLYNEVEDELRLPLRALLADRCPAVALLARIESDEPYDTGLWRALGAELGVTGLSVPEEYGGAGAGWRETAVVLEELGRAVAPVPYLGSSVLVTAALMAADETRVLPEVAAGRRAAALAVPFSTSPGLPFPDAVRLSGSALSGTVTSVADALPARVLLVPATGAAGPGLYLVDLAAAGDTVTVTPRRSLDLTRPLADLTLRSAPAVPVALGNEAIRVLEVALTTGAALLASEQLGVAEWCLTTTVGYVRERHQFGRPVGSFQAVKHRLADLYGLVSQARAVARNAVAALDAGSPHTALEASLAQAFVSEAVVETAEAALQLHGGIGFTWEHPVHLYLKRAKSGALALGTADRHRSALALLVDLPPAA
- a CDS encoding acyl-CoA dehydrogenase family protein, giving the protein MASAQPARGTRTDKRTDRTWTADRLRSAVHDVVTAHDPATTDPVEFLGALFDAGLAWVHFPPGHGGLSAPRALQSVVDDELTAAGAPPRAPGLHTIGLGMAAPVLLAFGDEAQKKRFLRPLFTRREVWCQLFSEPGAGSDLAALATRAERDEATGDWVVNGQKVWTSVAHEAHWGLLVARTGPELPKHQGLSYFLVDMRAPGVEVRPLRQATGEAEFNEVFLTDVRIPDTHRVGAVGDGWKVASGTLMNERVAIGAGAMPREGGLAGGLARLWRERPELRTSGLHSSVVRAWVDAEALRLTAERLRQQLAAGQPGPEGSAAKIAFAGLNQRMSGLALDLLGEEGLGYDDWTFRRPEPDDDFSTRSFGFFYLRTKGNSIEGGTTEILRNVIAERVLGLPPEPRSDKTIPWKDLPR
- a CDS encoding thioesterase family protein — encoded protein: MTELAVTYRGTVYPWHCDHMGHMNVMWYVGKFDEATWQLMASVGLTPDYLRSEGRGTAAVDQRISYRRELHAGDTVVIRSAFLEAKSKVVRFCHRMEHAVTGEICAVTVLTGVHMDTVARKAVPMPDALLEAARKAVVDLDPWE
- a CDS encoding CGNR zinc finger domain-containing protein; translation: MPPPNDAWSTRHSVQATAHRTAALVNALAEECPEPAAIAEVLLAHGEPGPLELSAEDVAAMRAAAGRLREVFTAGDTDRAASVLNSLLREATGRVRLSSHDGTSPWHPHLDSDDNAPWDEWLLASSCMALTVLIWDRQRPPGGVCASPSCRNVFLTLGSGPERRYCSRRCATRERVAAHRRARI
- a CDS encoding MFS transporter produces the protein MKRRYSLGRYLSGAAAARTGDETAGPALLLAGLALTGSASSGSSLLAGFTVAAAVGGPVAGTLLDRSARPGRVLTAALALHAVALAAIPLGLGRVPFAVTLALALGAGLLGPVLSGGWTAQLPKLIPPEAVSRAYALDAMTFGLGTLVGPALAGTVAALAGAPAAVAVAVVLLCLALPAAWTLPPARRPVPAVHRNRPVLTELTAGARAILRNRALARATATSVITCAGEGAFITCAPLLGAAVFGGADRGALLLSASAAASLAASALLSRHPSPLRPDAVIGGSAVVLAMASLLAASGRPAVVIAAVLLAGAAEGPGLAALFAVRHREAPERLRGRIVTTGAGLKVTGFALGAGLAGPVAARSLPGALLTAAGFGLLAALVHTLMSRGWMSRG